aaattaactcaatattaataaattgaagGTATAAtagagataaaaatatttaagaaatatttgacaagtaaataaaaacgcaagaattatttaaaataatttaccTTAATTTTTATTCTCTCATAATTTGCCGCTTGGCCAAAGAGACCTAGAAGCACtttaaaaaatttgattaaACAACAATGCCACCAAGATGGAGAAGCAAATGTTCAATCCTTGACTTCAATGGAGTGACGAGAGATACCAACTTATGCTACCATTGAATGAGGCCTCTTCCATAGCAGCACTTCTCCTCAATAAGTGCGCCTCCATAACCTTAATCAACAAAGCACGCCAGCTCCATGCCCTTATCCTCACTTCCATACCCAAATCTCCTCATGTATTCAACAACATTCTCTCCATGTACGCCAGATGTGGATCTATCCAAGACGCACATATCCTGTTCGAAAAAATGCCTGAGAGGAACATCGTTTCTTTCAACGCCCTCATTTCCGCCTATTCTCGATACCACCACCTTGCCCATTGGGCTTTCCATTTGTTTACTGAATTGCAGAGTGAGTACCTAAGACCAAATGGGTTAACTTTTACTAGCCTTTTAAATGCATGTTCGGGCATCAAGAATCAGGTATTAGGTTCTATGCTTCACTCCCAATGTATAAAGTTTGGATTTTTGAAAGATGTGTGCGTTCAAACCTCTATTCTTGGGATGTACTCAAATTGTGGAGTCGTGGATTGTGCAGAAAAAGTTTTCTGCTACATGCATGATAAAGATACTGTGGCTTGGAATACTCTATTCTTCGGATATTTGGAAAATGGTAAGACCGTGGAAGGCCTTCATCTGCTCGGCACCATGTTGAGAATCGGAATTGTTCCGACGAATTTCACTTATACCACATTGTTGAGTGCTTGTAGCAGGTTAAGAGACCATATTTCTGGGGAATTGACTCACTCTAAAGTAATTGTTTCAGGGACTGCACCTGACTTGCCCCTGTATAATGTCTTGCTTGCCATGTATTCTAGTTGTGGTGATAATGAAACAGCTTTGAAAATCTTCAGAAAAATCAAGAAGCCAGATTTGGTTTCATGGAATTCAATGATATCGGGGTATGCAATAAATGGAGATGGAGTGATGGCAATGAGGATCTTCATCCAATTTGGACAATCTTCTCGTTTCGCCCCTGATGAATATACATTTGCAGCTGCAATTtctgctgcaggagcatttcCAGCAGCTGATTATGGGAAACCACTCCACGGCCAAGTTGAGAAGGTGGGGCTCGGCGCAAGTGTATTTGTTGCAAGCGCACTTATATCAATGTACTTTTGCAATGGAGAAGTTGAGTCTGCTCAAAAGGTTTTCATTAACGTCCTTGATAAGGATGTTGTCCTTTGGACTGAGATGATTGCTGGACATTGTAGGATTGGTAATGCTGAGAGATCTATTAGATTTTTCCATGTGATGTTACAGGAAGGCCACAAGGCTGATGAATTTACTCTTACCAGTGCCTTAAGTGTGTGCGCTGAAGTGGCCACTGTGAGGCAAGGTGAGATGATTCATTCCCTGGTTGCCAAAACAGGCTATATTGCTGAGATGACCGTTTGTGGGAGTCTGGTTGATATGTATGCTAAAATTGGAAACCTTGCAGCTGCAGAGCTTATGTTTTCCAGTGTCATCATGCCTAATCTGATATGCTGGAACTCAATGCTTGGAGCATATGGTTACCATGGGAAGGCAGAGGAGGCATTTAAGATGTTCAATGATATTTTACAACATGGCCTAAAACCAGATCATGTAACATTTATTTCTCTGCTTGCAGCGTGTAGCCACTGCGGTTTGGTCAACCATGGTATATATTTCTGGAattatatgaaagaaaatagtTTAGAACCAAGCCTAAAGCATTATTCTTGTATGATCTCTTTGTTGAGTCGAGCTGGATTGCTGGAGGAGGCTGAGAATGTTATAATGGAATCACCCTTTGGTGTTGAATGCCTTCAACTATGGAAAATTTTACTGAGCTCCTGTGTAAGTAAAGGAAACCAGATAATAGGAATACGTGTTGCGAAGCAGGTTTTGGGGATAGATGCAGAAGACAGAGCAACAAATGTACTGCTTTCCAATTTATTTGCTTCAACTGGTAGGTGGGATGGTGTTTCTGAGATTAGGAGAAAGATAAGGGGACTTATGTTGGAAAAAGATCCTGGTTTAAGCTGGTTAGAAGTTATGAACAATACTCATGTGTTCTCTTCTAGTGATCATTCACATCCACAGTATGATGAAATAAGAGCTGAATTGCATAAATTACTAGGAAACTTAACACAGTCAGAAGCAACTCAATTTATGCTGGATGCAGAGGCTGGGGAAGTAGGAGAGCCTCGATTAGTTAGAATCAGAATGACTGCTCTTTGAAATCTTTTAGAGGCCATGGAGCTTAAGATTTAGCTAATCTCTTCTCCAAAACGATTCCTAGAATATATCTTCGTCTAACAGTGTTTGTAAGCCATTTGTTTCAGATGGTGATAAcagaaaattggaaaaaaattgttatttttattgaacTGTTTAATTGATGTGTATTTACTGATACAGGATTAGTCTTGAATTTCtgtaaaagaagaaaataaattaatttaataaaagtACTCGTATACATAGAGTTCGTTTTATTGTATTCTAAACTCAATCATTCTACCGAAGCCTAAAATAAACTAGTCGTATTACCCATAATTTCACCTCTTTTTTCTAGCCTTTGGGCATCAACCGTTATTTTCTACATATACATTTACAACAGATGaaaaactaattttataatGTGGAACTTATCAGTTAACAAGATATAACTGCTGCCATACTACTACGTGTCATGAAACATTTTTTTCTTAGTTGAAAAGGGGAAAAATAAGAAAGCAGCCCCAAGAAGAGACCTTATAATTGGGGGAAGGGGGAGGGATTGCGTCCACAGATGAGATCTCGAGTAAGTGTTTACACAAATATCCAAAGTATCACAAATATAACCTGTTTCATTTCTACAGAGGGCAACTGAAATCATCTAGAAGAGATTCGACTACAAAATCAAGCTTGATGCACTAGATCAGGAGAACTAAGTAAATGAACAATAGAACTCATGACATAATATTGCCGCAATATCCCTATGATAGTACATCGCGGGAGAAATAGCGATCCACAATAATGAAACAAACCAATGAAACTGGAGGTAGATAAACTGCATTCTTTCATGATTTGTGAGAGCTCGTCAGGCTACTGTGACAGGTAACCAGTGTTGCTGCAGCAAAGAGATTTCCATACATTCAGAATCTCAGATTGATGACAGTAGATGTTTGAATTACCAAAGACATTGTCTAGCGTCTGCCTGTACGACTTTTCGCTCTAGTCTTCTGCCAAAAAGAATTATACACGACAAAATGAGGCATCAGAACTAGGAGCATTTTTAGAACAAAGTCATAACCCTACCTTGTTAAGGTTTTATTAAATAATACCATAATGAAGTAGGCACATTGATAAACAAAAACATACATCTTTCTTTTCATGAAATATTATGAAAGATACAACCTTCTATttagaaatataaatttatcaATGGCAAAATGTTGCTGCAACACATACCAGACAAATGATGAAACAATTTGAACCAAAGATTTGTAAGGCAGTACCAAATATGTCTTATGCTCGGTATGACTGCATCATTACTCTGAGTTGTGATGTCCTTGTCAAATTAAAAAATGTTCATATAGATTCAAAGAATTTGCTGTGTATGTTTTTCTTCCTCTTATAAAAAATCAACTTGTGAGTCGGTGAACCATGGTgattctggaaaaaaaaatcacgTAGAAAGCTCAAAGCAGCAAGATTTTTTGAAAAAGCACCCAAACATTCAACAAAGTAATTTTTCAGGATTGAATTGCCACAGAACTGGTAATAAACAAGCTaagttttacaaaaatatctaaTAGAACGGCAGATAAATTCACCAACATAGCCAAATAAAAATAGTCCACTTAGATTTCCATTTTCTTCAAGCCGTGCTTGAGGATAGGAGAGCaagtgtttttctttttgtcaAGGCATAAACAAGAAAGAGACAATATAGGAGAACATGTATACTCACTGATTGAGTCCCAAAGCTTGCCCCTGATGCTAGTGCAGCCCCTTCAAGAACATAAGAACAACAATTAGGCACAATTCAGCAAACAAAATTTACTGTTACCAGATTCAAAAAAATCAGTAAACAAAATTTGAAGGATGCAGGTTCtggaaatagaagaaaaaaaggaagaaaaagaagaatccCTTCCACCTTGAAAATTCTGCACTATCAAGAATACTTCATTACTGAAAATATTCTAAAGATATCTGAAAATTCTAATATCAAATGAACTAAGTAACAAATTGCAGGTTATTATAAAAGAAAGGAGCGCATTTGCAGAAGGAAGGATAGAAAGAATTTTGGATCATaaaacaactttttttttgaatatatatagtaTGTGTTGTAACAATTCACAAAAAGCACAAGCATTTACAGGAAATTTTCCTAAAAGAAAAAACCTAACTACTCAAAGTAACTTCCTCAGGAAAAACTAAATTTCAAAGCAACTTTTCCCAACCAACAACTTTTGGAAATATTAgctccacaaaaaaaaaaacatagcaGTTAACCAAGAAATTCCTTGAGACTCTTTTATACAGTACGGCACCTCAACAAAAGGTGACTTGTTGGTTAAAGGCAAAAGAAATCTGAAAAAATGATATGACAGTGTACACTTAGAATCATTAGGTTTttcatcaaaagaaaaaagagaatctTAAGAAAACTGCATTAGCCGCTGACCTAAAATCACCAAGAAAAACTGTGATTATACAtcattatttaatatattaGTAATCCATCCAGTTGATCTTAGATGATGGTGTTTGACTAGACCAGTCAAAAACTCTTCAAGTTCAGAAAATGAAGGTAGCAGAAATGAGGATATGCAGATAGATGTGGGGTATACTAGGAGGGACAAGATTAGTAACgctggtggttagaccagcgttgttatatggagtggagtgttGTCTAGTAAAGAACttgcatgttgcggagatgaggatgctgagatggatgtatgGACAAATTAGGAGTGATAAGAGGTTATTCAGGATAAGGTGGAAGTGGAATCTGTGgtcgacaagatgagagaaacgagactgagatggtttgggcatgtgcagaggagggATGTCGacgccccagtgaggaggtgcgagtggttggatttgggggctatgcggaggggtaggggtagaccgaaaaagtattggagcgaggtgattagacaagatatggcaCTGCTCCAtatcatcgaggacatgaccttagatagaaaagagtggAGGTTGTgaattaggatagaaggctagtagggatagaatgctagtagggatagaatggtgtATTGCCGTGTGTCGGTTTagggtggtcgtaggtctaggcgtgcctttatagttgtgttgctaTTGCTTTTGATTATCGCAGTACTTTGCTATAATTATAGCTATAGTTATTGTTCGtgtcttgtaaattttgcattgcattttatttttatttttatttttatttatttatttttatttattttattattatttttatttttattattttttaaattgtttttgCATTATGTTATATAGATTGTTTTTCTCTCGTACTTGGaactgtgacttttgagccgagggtctttcagaaacagcctctctacttGTATGAGGTAgcagtaaggtctgcgtacatcctatcctaccctccccagaccccacttgtgggatttcactgggtatgttgttgggAGTAGCCTCTGTGATGTACAAGATGTGGGAAGCAAGGTTGAGATGGTtcaggcatgtgaagaggaggagcacagatgccccagtgaggaggtgtgaaaGACGGACAGTAATAGGTTTGAGAAGTGGTAGAGCTAGTCAGAGGAAGAAttggagaggtgattagatagtgCATGACACATCTCCAACTCACCGAGGACATAACCTAGATAGGGAAGCATGGAGATCAAGAATTAGGGTAGTGGTTAGCAGGTAGTCGAGCGATTTCTCTCTCTTTCCATTGGAAGAGTAGGGTCCTAGTCTAGAGCAATTACCTGCTCCTTTACCGGTATTATTAATACTATGCTAGTATTAGCTTATTCTTCAATTCTATTAATAAAGTTGTTACCTATACTTTGGTTATCTACGCTATTTTTACTGactactatttttttcttttcttttctttttaaaattggtAATTGTTTCTATTTCTGTAAATCAGTACATAGGTTGTACTAAAAACCATATTCACATAAGGAACTATAAAAGTACTGTCCTATCCCTATAATGAGTCTAAGACATCAATGATAGAGACAATATCATTAGGGCAAATCTAATTACACCAAAAACGCATAGTCAAAATACAATTCAGTTTGACTTGTTGCATACTACTCTCCCTATTGTCAAAAAAACTCTAAAGTTCATCTCCTTTCATACTGCCCATCAAATAGTGGCAGGGATAATTCTCCAGTTACTACTCTCCCTGTCAGTACTTGTCtttcttcaatattttcatcataactTTTCATTCGTGCATTTATTTTCAAACCTGTTCTGAAACATGAGTTTTCTTGAGTCCCGggggtctatcagaaacaaccaTTCAACCCAACAAAGATAGgggtaaggtctacgtacaccCAATCCTACCCTTCCagacccacttgtgggattatatAGGTATGTTGTTGAATTTGACTTGTGTATTATATTAGCTATAGTTGAAGAACATTATGAAGTAATGGTTCAAAAGTTAGTTTAATAAAGGAAACATTGCATCAAAGTTCAATAGTTGAATAACAAAGTGCAATAGTTGAATAATAGATGGATTTGAAttcttaaaaattttgaaagttGTATAGAATTACCTTAGTAATGGAGTGGTGTCATACATTTGGGGAAgtcccaaaagaaaagagtattgcataaagtaaaatcaAGGGCTTATATAATTGATTTAATAAACTAAAGATCAAGTTTTAGATGATGTTACATCAATTATCTTTATGGAGGCTATAATACAAAACtttgtgtggggggggggggggcataATTAAGTTATTCTGACAGAGATTATATAGAAATTTAACTTTTCTAAAAGCTAATCTAACAGAAGGGCAAAATATGTCATTATTGAGGTTGGCTGAAACATACCAGAAGCAAAAGGTGTTGCAAAAGTTGAAACTCCAGAAGCGGGGGTAGAGCCAAATAATGGAGTGCTAAAGGCTGGAGTTGAAGTAGACAAGGTCCCAAAGAGTGAAGTTTGGGGGGAAGCACCAGATGTTCCAAACAAAGAGGAGACTGGAGCTGACATTGTTGGAGTAGTGAACGGGGAAGAAGATGAAGCAGCAACAGATGGCGTAGCAAAGAGTGAGAATCCACTTCCAGCTGAGGCAGAAGAAACTGCAGTTGACGTTTGTGGTGTACCGGAAACCCCAGGTGCTGCTGAGCTGGAAATCAATCCTGCTACTTGAGTTGATGGTTGTGAAATTGCAGGCAAATGCAAAGTTGGATGTACCCTTTTCGCAGCTGCCTCTTGTTTAGCTGTTTCCCGTCGATCAGCCTCAAGAAAAGGATCACTCTCATCCCCTCGACGGCGCTGATCAGCCAGGTATGCTGTTTTCATTGATTCAATGTACTGATGAATGCTCTCTACCTGATTTACCAAAAGTACAGAAATAGTTTCCCTTAAAATTACAGCAACCAAAAATAAAGGCATAAGCTagaaattatgaaaataaggtACACAAACATTTCACATGCAACTCTACTAGAATTCTAGAGCAAATGGTAATTGCATGAAGTGTTATAATTTTTTGCTGCCTCAAAAGTATATCAGAAATAAACTAATACTCTGATGCTCTCTGATACTAACTATATGTGGCACAAAACTAATTAATGAGGAACTTCAACTGTGTCAGAAGCTACAAGGATATATATAACATGTATATTTGTTTGGTCAAAATAAACGTAACAAAGAAGGCAAAGTACTCCAAGTCATTTTTACTCTTTTACTCCCTTCTGACTAAGCATGATACTTTGCTCAAATCTTAAGAAGCCTGCACCATTAAAAAAGTTCCAATTCCCATTACCTCTGCGGCAACATGAAAAGAAAGCTAGTCACAGAatcttgaaatatatatatatatatatataatgcataTTTGTTTGGTCAAATAAACGTAAAAAAGAAGGCAAACTACTCCTAGTCAATTTTACTCTTTTACTCCCTTATGACTAACAATGATGCCTTTTTCAAATCTTAAGAAGCCCTCACCATTACAAAAAGTTCCACTTCCCATTACCTTTGcggaaacattaaaaaaaaaaaagcgcCAGAATCTTCATGTATTTATATAATGCATATTTGTTTGGTCATAATAAATGTAACAAAGAAGGCAAAGTATTCCTAGTCATTTTTACTCTTTTACTCCCTTCTGACTAAGCATGATACTTCCACCAAATCTTAAGAAGCCCTCATCATTATAAAAGGTCACACTTCCCATTACCTTTGCGGCAACATGAACAAAAAAGCCATGCACATTTGACATGACTTTTGGAAAAGACTGCAACAAAGATGAACTGGAGTTCGTAGAATTCCTGTCAGAATCTAAGGCCATCAACTGCTCCAATTCTTCAACCCATTGCTGGCATTCTCCAAGATATTTCTCAAATCTTGCTAGTGTTTGCTGCAAAAAGGGAGAGGGCTTTTTTGGTATCCCACtgtaaaaatcaaaaattggtGCATTGGGGGTAGACTGTGCTTGACTAGATGCTGTTGGAGCTACAGTTGCACCTGATGCCTGTGATGGAGCAGTAGCACTTGCGGCAGCAGGTGCACTGTGATGAAGGAACCTTGGGCGTAACATCATAAAAGAGCGCACCGCAACCTCTGTATTGCGCAGCATATCTTTAACAACGGCCATTAGCTCTTGCAAGATAGCCTTTTGTCTTTCCATTGATGTACTAATTCCACCAAGTTCCTGAAAAAGCAACTTAACATCACCACATGCAACAAAGTAAAATATGAAGTTCAGAAATATTAATTAGAGAGGAAACCAATAGAGCTTGTTCAGACTCAAAAATGTTACTATTGGTGGCAAATATTATCCTCGATCAGAATAAGAAATGCAGGAACCTTCACTCTGATCAACAGAGAATATGACGAGCATTGTTAAATGCTATGAAAATCCAAATAATGCAAACAACAGCTCTAGACAATACCTCTAGTCCTTGCTAAGAACAAATAGACACAAGGAATGTAACTATACATAGAATGCATGCTAGAAGAATAAATCAGCTTTCCCAAAATTACTGACATTGATAGAAAGACTCTGGTTTTTGTACACTTCCTATATTATTTTCCCACAAAGATACACTTTTAACTTTTGATAATAAGTCCA
The sequence above is a segment of the Solanum dulcamara chromosome 11, daSolDulc1.2, whole genome shotgun sequence genome. Coding sequences within it:
- the LOC129872007 gene encoding pentatricopeptide repeat-containing protein At3g50420 yields the protein MLPLNEASSIAALLLNKCASITLINKARQLHALILTSIPKSPHVFNNILSMYARCGSIQDAHILFEKMPERNIVSFNALISAYSRYHHLAHWAFHLFTELQSEYLRPNGLTFTSLLNACSGIKNQVLGSMLHSQCIKFGFLKDVCVQTSILGMYSNCGVVDCAEKVFCYMHDKDTVAWNTLFFGYLENGKTVEGLHLLGTMLRIGIVPTNFTYTTLLSACSRLRDHISGELTHSKVIVSGTAPDLPLYNVLLAMYSSCGDNETALKIFRKIKKPDLVSWNSMISGYAINGDGVMAMRIFIQFGQSSRFAPDEYTFAAAISAAGAFPAADYGKPLHGQVEKVGLGASVFVASALISMYFCNGEVESAQKVFINVLDKDVVLWTEMIAGHCRIGNAERSIRFFHVMLQEGHKADEFTLTSALSVCAEVATVRQGEMIHSLVAKTGYIAEMTVCGSLVDMYAKIGNLAAAELMFSSVIMPNLICWNSMLGAYGYHGKAEEAFKMFNDILQHGLKPDHVTFISLLAACSHCGLVNHGIYFWNYMKENSLEPSLKHYSCMISLLSRAGLLEEAENVIMESPFGVECLQLWKILLSSCVSKGNQIIGIRVAKQVLGIDAEDRATNVLLSNLFASTGRWDGVSEIRRKIRGLMLEKDPGLSWLEVMNNTHVFSSSDHSHPQYDEIRAELHKLLGNLTQSEATQFMLDAEAGEVGEPRLVRIRMTAL
- the LOC129872008 gene encoding nuclear pore complex protein NUP58 isoform X2 gives rise to the protein MAFSFTPQTQQPSLFQTPGQQQSSPFQTPGQQQSSPFQTPGQQQSSPFQTPGQQQPSPFSQITPFSQQQQQQQQQQLQFQLQQQQQQQQQLQQQQQHLQLQLQQQQQQLLQQQQSQQQQQLYLFTTDKTPATYSTKWEDLHPDSQKLLLQIEERILEYRDESQRLDQCSRLYDSSVSNDGFELDASRSIQELGGISTSMERQKAILQELMAVVKDMLRNTEVAVRSFMMLRPRFLHHSAPAAASATAPSQASGATVAPTASSQAQSTPNAPIFDFYSGIPKKPSPFLQQTLARFEKYLGECQQWVEELEQLMALDSDRNSTNSSSSLLQSFPKVMSNVHGFFVHVAAKVESIHQYIESMKTAYLADQRRRGDESDPFLEADRRETAKQEAAAKRVHPTLHLPAISQPSTQVAGLISSSAAPGVSGTPQTSTAVSSASAGSGFSLFATPSVAASSSSPFTTPTMSAPVSSLFGTSGASPQTSLFGTLSTSTPAFSTPLFGSTPASGVSTFATPFASGAALASGASFGTQSTRAKSRTGRR
- the LOC129872008 gene encoding nuclear pore complex protein NUP58 isoform X1; its protein translation is MAFSFTPQTQQPSLFQTPGQQQSSPFQTPGQQQSSPFQTPGQQQSSPFQTPGQQQPSPFSQITPFSQQQQQQQQQQLQFQLQQQQQQQQQLQQQQQHLQLQLQQQQQQLLQQQQSQQQQQLYLFTTDKTPATYSTKWEDLHPDSQKLLLQIEERILEYRDESQRLDQCSRLYDSSVSNDGFELDASRSIQELGGISTSMERQKAILQELMAVVKDMLRNTEVAVRSFMMLRPRFLHHSAPAAASATAPSQASGATVAPTASSQAQSTPNAPIFDFYSGIPKKPSPFLQQTLARFEKYLGECQQWVEELEQLMALDSDRNSTNSSSSLLQSFPKVMSNVHGFFVHVAAKVESIHQYIESMKTAYLADQRRRGDESDPFLEADRRETAKQEAAAKRVHPTLHLPAISQPSTQVAGLISSSAAPGVSGTPQTSTAVSSASAGSGFSLFATPSVAASSSSPFTTPTMSAPVSSLFGTSGASPQTSLFGTLSTSTPAFSTPLFGSTPASGVSTFATPFASGAALASGASFGTQSKTRAKSRTGRR